A genome region from Geodermatophilus bullaregiensis includes the following:
- a CDS encoding phosphatase PAP2 family protein encodes MSGRADTRPRRPVRRGRDAVLVAVGALVLVLAALPIERTSVPASEAAVFRAVNGVDVLPFALVWPVMQLGNVLVVPASALAAAVLHRWRLAAGLLLAGAGTYLAAKGIKDVVVRGRPDGLLDDVVLRGDAAQGRGFLSGHAAVVVTVLTVAWPWLGRRGRIAGVVLAAAVCLARVHVAAHLPLDVVGGVGLGLLVGGLVLLVLGRPG; translated from the coding sequence GTGAGCGGGCGCGCGGACACCCGCCCGCGCAGACCCGTGCGGCGCGGCCGTGACGCCGTCCTGGTCGCGGTCGGCGCGCTCGTGCTCGTGCTCGCCGCGCTGCCGATCGAGCGGACGTCCGTGCCCGCGTCCGAGGCGGCGGTGTTCCGGGCGGTCAACGGCGTCGACGTGCTCCCGTTCGCGCTGGTCTGGCCGGTCATGCAGCTGGGCAACGTCCTGGTGGTGCCCGCGAGCGCGCTGGCCGCCGCGGTGCTGCACCGCTGGCGGCTGGCGGCGGGGCTGCTGCTGGCCGGCGCCGGGACGTACCTGGCGGCGAAGGGCATCAAGGACGTGGTGGTGCGGGGCCGGCCCGACGGACTGCTGGACGACGTCGTCCTGCGCGGGGACGCGGCGCAGGGCCGCGGCTTCCTCTCCGGACACGCCGCCGTCGTGGTCACCGTGCTGACGGTGGCCTGGCCCTGGCTGGGACGCCGCGGGCGGATCGCCGGGGTCGTGCTGGCGGCGGCGGTCTGCCTGGCGCGGGTGCACGTCGCGGCGCACCTGCCGCTGGACGTCGTCGGCGGCGTCGGACTGGGCCTGCTGGTGGGGGGCCTGGTCCTGCTCGTGCTCGGGCGACCCGGGTGA
- a CDS encoding phosphatase PAP2 family protein encodes MLVDSRRGLRASALLLAGAVLVGVLVALPTTRPAVQAVDDAVWGWVGAVRSEPATGVSVALSWLGSTWVNWPLRAAAMLLLAWRRHWARLLAFGLAVVTSEAAIGPVKAAFDRPRPPGALIETSAAAFPSGHAIAGAVTAVGLVLVLAPPGRARLRWEVWAVVFSTVMALSRVYLRAHWLSDTVAGALLGAGLALGWPAVVTAVRDRRERAARPSP; translated from the coding sequence ATGCTGGTCGACTCCCGCCGCGGCCTGCGGGCCAGCGCGCTCCTGCTGGCCGGCGCCGTGCTCGTCGGCGTGCTGGTGGCCCTGCCGACCACCCGCCCGGCGGTGCAGGCGGTGGACGACGCGGTGTGGGGGTGGGTCGGCGCGGTCCGCAGCGAGCCCGCCACCGGGGTGTCGGTCGCGCTGTCGTGGCTCGGGAGCACCTGGGTGAACTGGCCGCTGCGGGCCGCGGCGATGCTGCTGCTCGCCTGGCGCCGGCACTGGGCCCGCCTGCTCGCCTTCGGGCTGGCGGTGGTCACCAGCGAGGCCGCGATCGGCCCGGTCAAGGCGGCCTTCGACCGCCCGCGTCCCCCGGGGGCCCTGATCGAGACGTCGGCGGCCGCCTTCCCCTCCGGGCACGCCATCGCCGGCGCGGTGACCGCGGTCGGGCTGGTGCTGGTGCTGGCCCCACCCGGGCGCGCCCGCCTGCGCTGGGAGGTGTGGGCGGTCGTCTTCTCCACGGTCATGGCGCTGTCGCGGGTCTACCTGCGCGCGCACTGGCTGTCCGACACCGTCGCCGGAGCCCTGCTGGGCGCCGGCCTCGCCCTCGGCTGGCCCGCGGTGGTGACCGCGGTGCGCGACCGGCGCGAACGGGCCGCCCGCCCGTCCCCGTGA
- a CDS encoding PHA/PHB synthase family protein produces MTTTAPRPSPDSPRPRSAPVRDTGPAEAPEASEAVMGLDMVLVDGARGPLRRMIPPARTVARLGAALARKPDVVARRSGGLVRELGGIVTGRSEIAPNPKDRRYTDPAWAGNPLLKRAMQAHIAAAQTAASLVEDADLEWQDDERIRFTLTNVVDALAPSNSLLNPLLWKAVIDTGGRNAVSGVRRLVSDLASAPRVPSMVDPDAFTVGEDLAVTPGAVVLRTPVFELIQYRPTTERVRSVPLVIVPPTINKYYVTDLAPGRSIVEHYVAAGQQVFMISWRNPDERHADWGLDAYGQAVLDAMDAAEKITGSDRVALQGFCSGGIIQAMVLAHLADTGALHRVAASSYAVTVLDWSHAGTIGALMDEEAVREATEKSRQKGYLDGATLAEVFAWLRPNDLVWNYWVNNYLQGKPPPAFDILFWNADTTRMTAGLHRDFIDVSVGNLLTKPGAATMLGSPVDLSAVDVDAYVTAGIADHLCPWQSCYRTTQLLGGRSRFVLSTAGHIASLVNPPSNPKASFQVAPETPADPEQWLASAAKEKGSWWPDFMAWLGERAGDEVPAPTSLGSEELPPLTDAPGTYVFDK; encoded by the coding sequence ATGACCACCACTGCTCCCCGCCCGTCTCCCGACTCCCCGCGCCCGCGTTCCGCGCCCGTCCGCGACACCGGCCCGGCCGAGGCGCCGGAGGCGTCGGAGGCCGTGATGGGCCTGGACATGGTGCTCGTCGACGGCGCCCGCGGCCCGCTGCGGCGGATGATCCCGCCGGCCCGGACCGTCGCCCGGCTGGGGGCCGCGCTGGCCCGCAAGCCCGACGTCGTGGCCCGCCGCTCCGGCGGACTGGTGCGCGAGCTGGGCGGCATCGTCACCGGCCGCTCGGAGATCGCGCCCAACCCCAAGGACCGGCGGTACACCGACCCCGCGTGGGCGGGCAACCCGCTGCTCAAGCGGGCCATGCAGGCGCACATCGCCGCGGCCCAGACCGCGGCCTCGCTGGTCGAGGACGCCGACCTCGAGTGGCAGGACGACGAGCGCATCCGCTTCACCCTGACCAACGTCGTCGACGCCCTCGCGCCGAGCAACTCGCTGCTGAACCCGCTGCTGTGGAAGGCGGTCATCGACACCGGCGGCCGCAACGCGGTCAGCGGCGTGCGTCGGCTGGTCAGCGACCTCGCGTCCGCGCCGCGGGTGCCCTCGATGGTGGACCCGGACGCCTTCACCGTGGGAGAGGACCTCGCCGTCACCCCGGGCGCGGTGGTCCTGCGGACGCCGGTGTTCGAGCTGATCCAGTACCGGCCGACCACCGAGCGGGTCCGCAGCGTGCCGCTGGTGATCGTGCCGCCGACGATCAACAAGTACTACGTCACCGACCTCGCGCCGGGCCGCAGCATCGTTGAGCACTACGTGGCCGCAGGCCAGCAGGTCTTCATGATCAGCTGGCGCAACCCCGACGAGCGGCACGCCGACTGGGGCCTGGACGCCTACGGGCAGGCCGTCCTCGACGCGATGGACGCCGCGGAGAAGATCACCGGCAGCGACCGGGTGGCCCTGCAGGGCTTCTGCTCCGGCGGCATCATCCAGGCCATGGTGCTCGCCCACCTCGCCGACACCGGCGCGCTGCACCGGGTGGCCGCGTCGAGCTACGCCGTCACCGTCCTCGACTGGTCGCACGCCGGCACGATCGGCGCGCTGATGGACGAGGAGGCCGTCCGCGAGGCGACGGAGAAGTCGCGGCAGAAGGGCTACCTGGACGGCGCGACGCTGGCCGAGGTGTTCGCCTGGCTGCGGCCCAACGACCTGGTCTGGAACTACTGGGTCAACAACTACCTGCAGGGCAAGCCGCCGCCGGCCTTCGACATCCTCTTCTGGAACGCCGACACCACCCGGATGACCGCGGGCCTGCACCGCGACTTCATCGACGTCTCGGTCGGCAACCTGCTCACCAAGCCGGGTGCGGCGACCATGCTGGGCTCGCCGGTGGACCTCTCGGCCGTCGACGTCGACGCCTACGTCACCGCCGGGATCGCCGACCACCTGTGCCCCTGGCAGTCCTGCTACCGGACGACGCAGCTGCTGGGCGGGCGCAGCCGGTTCGTGCTGTCCACCGCCGGCCACATCGCCTCGCTGGTCAACCCGCCCAGCAACCCCAAGGCGTCCTTCCAGGTGGCTCCGGAGACGCCGGCCGACCCCGAGCAGTGGCTGGCCTCGGCCGCCAAGGAGAAGGGCTCGTGGTGGCCGGACTTCATGGCGTGGCTGGGCGAGCGGGCCGGTGACGAGGTCCCCGCACCGACGTCGCTGGGCAGCGAGGAGCTGCCGCCGCTCACCGACGCACCGGGGACGTATGTCTTCGACAAGTGA
- the phaZ gene encoding poly(3-hydroxyalkanoate) depolymerase — protein sequence MTVAGRTLRVSVRRGDGSVPPLLLMNGIGASLEVLQPFVDALDPRRTVIRFDVPGVGGSPRPVVPYVLATFTPVLAGMLCELGHDDPVDVLGLSWGGGLAQHFAVQHRRRCRRLVLAATGTGSLMVPAHPRVLARMLTPRRHRDAGYAEEVAATLYGGTIRDDPALAARVLHSASRLGPRRGYYYQLAASAGWSSLPFLSLIRQPTLVVAGDDDPIIPVVNARILARGIPRARLHLYSGGHLALVTEAGELAPVVEDFLDAD from the coding sequence GTGACCGTCGCCGGCCGCACCCTCCGGGTGTCGGTGCGCCGGGGGGACGGGTCGGTCCCGCCCCTGCTGCTGATGAACGGCATCGGGGCGAGCCTGGAGGTCCTGCAGCCGTTCGTCGACGCCCTCGACCCGCGTCGGACGGTGATCCGCTTCGACGTCCCCGGCGTCGGCGGCTCCCCGCGGCCGGTCGTCCCGTACGTGCTGGCCACCTTCACCCCGGTGCTGGCCGGGATGCTGTGCGAGCTCGGCCACGACGACCCGGTCGACGTCCTGGGGCTGTCCTGGGGCGGGGGGCTGGCGCAGCACTTCGCCGTCCAGCACCGCCGGCGCTGCCGCCGGCTGGTGCTGGCGGCCACGGGCACCGGCAGCCTGATGGTGCCCGCGCACCCGCGCGTGCTGGCCCGGATGCTGACCCCCCGGCGCCACCGTGACGCCGGGTACGCCGAGGAGGTCGCCGCCACGCTCTACGGCGGCACGATCCGCGACGACCCGGCGCTGGCGGCCCGGGTGCTGCACTCGGCCAGCCGGCTGGGGCCGCGGCGCGGCTACTACTACCAGCTGGCGGCCAGCGCGGGGTGGAGCAGCCTGCCGTTCCTGTCGCTGATCCGGCAGCCGACGCTGGTGGTCGCCGGTGACGACGACCCGATCATCCCGGTGGTCAACGCCCGCATCCTGGCCCGCGGCATCCCCCGCGCCCGGCTGCACCTGTACTCCGGCGGGCACCTGGCGCTGGTCACCGAGGCCGGCGAGCTCGCACCGGTGGTCGAGGACTTCCTCGACGCGGACTGA
- a CDS encoding putative bifunctional diguanylate cyclase/phosphodiesterase has protein sequence MTGLLFVDLDGFKAVNDGRGHAAGDTVLREVARRMRATVRAGDVVCRLGGDEFVVLVEPVEAERHLMDLAERLVADISEPVDVGGLVQVGASIGVAVSRNGGADADALVAEAGTAAERAKRHGRGRAEIFDDVLRRQLAARAATEAAIAAALTDGGMRLVYQPVLDVAEQRLRGFEALVRWVRPDGVVVPPDEFVPVAESSDLVCDLDRWVLHEATRQLAAWRAGTPAAPGVPEPTVAVNVSGRHLTDRRVVTDVLATSGLPPRLLVVEVTETVLVDDPVAMTHLAELRAMGVAIAIDDFGTGYTSIGQLRHVPVDTLKIDRSFVASPDPGQQELVGLVISAAHTFGLDVVAEGVEEPAQLERLRAQGCDLAQGWLLYRPLPPEAAGALLRPVPQRAPAS, from the coding sequence ATGACCGGGCTGCTGTTCGTCGACCTCGACGGGTTCAAGGCGGTCAACGACGGCCGGGGCCACGCCGCGGGCGACACGGTGCTGCGCGAGGTGGCCCGCCGGATGCGGGCGACGGTGCGCGCCGGCGACGTCGTCTGCCGTCTGGGCGGGGACGAGTTCGTCGTCCTCGTCGAGCCGGTCGAGGCCGAGCGCCACCTCATGGACCTCGCCGAGCGCCTCGTCGCCGACATCAGCGAGCCCGTCGACGTCGGCGGCCTGGTGCAGGTCGGCGCCAGCATCGGCGTCGCGGTCAGCCGGAACGGCGGTGCGGACGCCGATGCCCTCGTCGCCGAGGCCGGCACCGCCGCCGAGCGCGCCAAGCGGCACGGCCGCGGCCGGGCGGAGATCTTCGACGACGTCCTGCGCCGGCAGCTGGCCGCGCGCGCCGCGACCGAGGCGGCGATCGCCGCGGCGCTCACCGACGGCGGGATGCGGCTGGTCTACCAGCCCGTCCTCGACGTCGCGGAGCAGCGGCTGCGCGGCTTCGAGGCGCTGGTGCGCTGGGTGCGGCCGGACGGCGTCGTCGTCCCGCCCGACGAGTTCGTCCCCGTCGCCGAGAGCTCCGACCTGGTCTGCGACCTCGACCGCTGGGTGCTGCACGAGGCCACCCGCCAGCTCGCCGCCTGGCGGGCGGGGACGCCGGCCGCGCCGGGGGTGCCCGAGCCGACCGTCGCGGTCAACGTGTCCGGCCGGCACCTGACCGACCGGCGCGTCGTGACCGACGTGCTGGCCACCTCCGGCCTGCCGCCACGCCTGCTGGTCGTGGAGGTGACCGAGACCGTCCTCGTCGACGACCCGGTCGCCATGACCCACCTGGCGGAGCTCCGGGCCATGGGCGTGGCGATCGCGATCGATGACTTCGGCACCGGCTACACCTCGATCGGGCAGCTGCGGCACGTGCCGGTGGACACGCTGAAGATCGACCGCAGCTTCGTGGCCTCACCGGACCCGGGACAGCAGGAGCTCGTGGGCCTGGTCATCAGCGCGGCGCACACCTTCGGCCTCGACGTCGTGGCCGAGGGCGTCGAGGAGCCCGCCCAGCTCGAGCGGCTGCGCGCGCAGGGCTGCGACCTCGCCCAGGGCTGGCTGCTGTACCGCCCGCTGCCGCCCGAGGCCGCCGGCGCGCTGCTCCGCCCGGTGCCGCAGCGCGCCCCGGCGTCCTGA
- a CDS encoding GGDEF domain-containing protein produces the protein MAQPPTDRTPPRGTALWCYLTALVAVPLVGVGVLTALIAVHTSGDVDSARRAEAAVRAVARLDAARTAVEREILPTLAVAVIDDPAAATQLGVAPWMLASARSVAADGTAQARTATDAALAAVAAGSPGAAVAEHVTADLAGLRAGVDRGQVRLEQLYLGYLDASNDLMTAECDAAAAAVSEGVPARTARAVQDVETIATLTQTASRQTPLYLGSLFAPDTALIGSRLAWETGWLSYTDAQRRMEELSQEPLRAAWAQLRESELVTGLDALLTPASTPAAPTRDVGRLTDLLLRSADRDAALAGLVGTAIDDVLAMAAADREDAAAVLRRTLELGAGLLLVAALGAVWLGRTVSRSLGVLAGQATRISEGELVEVEVRGPREVRTVSAALGAAVAGLRRIQDQARAVARGDLDDALLDRPLPGPLGEVVHASIRQIVTSVRQREELQFALAHRATHDPLTELPNRAQALTLVTSALHRARRSGR, from the coding sequence ATGGCACAGCCGCCGACCGACCGCACGCCACCTCGGGGGACCGCCCTCTGGTGCTACCTCACCGCTCTGGTGGCCGTGCCGCTCGTCGGCGTGGGCGTCCTGACGGCGCTCATCGCCGTCCACACGAGCGGCGACGTGGACAGCGCGCGGCGCGCCGAGGCCGCCGTCCGGGCCGTCGCCCGGCTCGACGCCGCCCGCACGGCCGTGGAGCGGGAGATCCTGCCGACGCTCGCCGTGGCCGTGATCGACGATCCGGCCGCCGCCACACAGCTCGGGGTGGCGCCGTGGATGCTGGCGAGCGCGCGGAGCGTGGCCGCCGACGGGACCGCCCAGGCGCGGACGGCGACCGACGCGGCGCTGGCCGCCGTGGCCGCCGGCTCCCCGGGCGCTGCGGTCGCCGAGCACGTGACCGCCGACCTGGCCGGGCTGCGGGCCGGCGTCGACCGGGGGCAGGTGCGCCTCGAGCAGCTGTACCTGGGCTACCTCGACGCGTCCAACGACCTGATGACCGCCGAGTGCGACGCCGCCGCGGCGGCCGTCTCCGAGGGCGTGCCGGCCCGGACGGCGCGCGCCGTCCAGGACGTCGAGACCATCGCCACGCTCACGCAGACCGCCAGCCGGCAGACGCCCCTGTACCTCGGCTCGCTCTTCGCCCCGGACACCGCCCTCATCGGCTCGCGGCTGGCGTGGGAGACCGGGTGGCTGTCCTACACGGACGCGCAGCGGCGGATGGAGGAGCTGTCGCAGGAGCCGCTGCGGGCCGCGTGGGCGCAGCTGCGGGAGTCCGAGCTGGTGACCGGGCTCGACGCGCTGCTCACGCCCGCGAGCACCCCCGCCGCCCCCACCAGGGACGTCGGCCGCCTGACCGATCTCCTCCTCCGCAGCGCCGACCGCGACGCCGCACTGGCCGGGCTGGTCGGGACCGCCATCGACGACGTCCTCGCGATGGCCGCGGCGGACCGCGAGGACGCCGCCGCGGTCCTGCGGCGGACGCTCGAGCTCGGCGCCGGCCTGCTGCTGGTGGCGGCGCTCGGGGCCGTCTGGCTCGGCCGGACCGTGTCGCGGTCGCTCGGGGTGCTCGCCGGCCAGGCCACCCGGATCAGCGAGGGGGAGCTGGTCGAGGTCGAGGTCCGCGGGCCGCGCGAGGTGCGCACCGTGTCGGCCGCCCTCGGCGCGGCCGTCGCCGGCCTGCGCCGGATCCAGGACCAGGCCCGGGCGGTGGCCCGCGGGGACCTCGACGACGCGCTGCTCGACCGGCCGCTGCCCGGCCCGCTGGGCGAGGTCGTGCACGCCTCGATCCGCCAGATCGTCACCTCGGTGCGCCAGCGCGAGGAGCTGCAGTTCGCCCTCGCCCACCGGGCCACGCACGACCCGCTGACCGAGCTGCCCAACCGCGCCCAGGCCCTGACGCTGGTGACCTCCGCGCTGCACCGGGCCCGCCGCTCGGGGCGATGA
- a CDS encoding helix-turn-helix transcriptional regulator has protein sequence MRARYRKVTSGRSLVLRPDAADRLGYAEPASSTHAFRRWTGPSPREHRRPAGP, from the coding sequence GTGCGCGCCCGGTACCGGAAGGTGACGTCGGGCCGGTCGTTGGTGTTGCGCCCGGACGCCGCCGACCGCCTGGGCTACGCCGAGCCGGCCAGCTCCACCCACGCGTTCCGCCGCTGGACCGGGCCCAGCCCGCGCGAGCACCGCCGCCCGGCCGGCCCGTGA
- a CDS encoding FAD-dependent oxidoreductase, giving the protein MSGGRVPEAVDVLVVGAGLAGLHTATLLAGRGHDVLLVDRRPDLTGAIRTTGIFVRKTLDDFPVPAQHLGPPIRQVVLHPPGLRRPVRLVSERDEFRVGDMAPLYVAAAGAAVDAGVRIALGTRYAGRRGGSALLVGREGPVRLRARFVVGADGARSRVARDLGLDRNTHLLVGAEEVFAVPTGQGPPTFHCVLDPSLAPGYLAWVVHDGRHAHVGVAGYADRFPGGLRRALERFGASAPGLAGVERPAEVERRGGPIPVGGLLRRIACADGLLVGDAAGAVSPLTAGGLDPCLRLSVHAAAVLDEALRAGRPDALAAYDGAALRARFRGRLLLRHGLAQVRTPAAATAAFALLRTPIGRAAARRVLFGDRSFPSPAVPSRPPAGSPGRAAHRA; this is encoded by the coding sequence GTGAGCGGGGGGCGCGTCCCGGAGGCCGTCGACGTCCTGGTCGTCGGGGCCGGGCTGGCCGGGCTGCACACCGCCACGCTGCTCGCCGGACGCGGGCACGACGTCCTCCTGGTCGACCGTCGCCCCGACCTGACCGGCGCGATCCGCACCACGGGGATCTTCGTCCGGAAGACGCTCGACGACTTCCCCGTCCCGGCCCAGCACCTCGGCCCGCCGATCCGGCAGGTGGTGCTCCACCCACCGGGGCTGCGGCGCCCGGTGCGGCTGGTCAGCGAGCGCGACGAGTTCCGGGTGGGTGACATGGCACCGCTCTACGTCGCGGCGGCCGGCGCCGCGGTCGACGCCGGCGTGCGGATCGCGCTGGGCACCCGCTACGCCGGCCGGCGCGGCGGCAGCGCCCTGCTCGTCGGCCGCGAGGGGCCGGTCCGGCTGCGGGCCCGGTTCGTCGTCGGCGCCGACGGCGCCCGCTCGCGGGTCGCCCGCGACCTCGGCCTGGACCGCAACACCCACCTGCTGGTCGGCGCCGAGGAGGTCTTCGCGGTCCCCACCGGTCAGGGACCCCCGACGTTCCACTGCGTGCTCGACCCCTCGCTCGCCCCGGGCTACCTGGCGTGGGTGGTGCACGACGGGCGGCACGCCCACGTCGGCGTCGCCGGCTACGCCGACCGCTTCCCCGGCGGGCTCCGCCGGGCCCTGGAGCGGTTCGGCGCCTCGGCGCCCGGCCTGGCCGGCGTCGAGCGCCCGGCGGAGGTCGAGCGGCGTGGCGGCCCCATCCCCGTCGGCGGCCTGCTGCGCCGGATCGCCTGCGCCGACGGGCTGCTCGTGGGGGACGCCGCCGGTGCGGTCTCGCCGCTCACCGCCGGCGGTCTCGACCCGTGCCTGCGGCTGTCGGTGCACGCTGCCGCCGTCCTGGACGAGGCACTCCGGGCCGGGCGGCCGGACGCGCTGGCCGCCTACGACGGAGCCGCGCTCCGGGCCCGCTTCCGGGGCAGGCTCCTGCTGCGCCACGGGCTGGCCCAGGTGCGCACGCCCGCGGCCGCGACGGCGGCGTTCGCCCTGCTCCGCACGCCGATCGGGCGGGCCGCGGCCCGCCGGGTCCTCTTCGGTGACCGGTCCTTCCCGTCCCCCGCGGTGCCCTCGCGGCCCCCGGCCGGGTCGCCCGGACGAGCGGCGCACCGGGCCTGA
- a CDS encoding helix-turn-helix domain-containing protein has protein sequence MPIVVRIDVELARRKMGVGEFAERVGLTPANVAVLKNGRAKAVRFSTLEAMCRVLDCQPGDLLEWVPDEREAQQAPHEAGR, from the coding sequence ATGCCCATCGTCGTCCGCATCGACGTCGAGCTGGCCCGGCGCAAGATGGGTGTGGGGGAGTTCGCCGAGCGCGTGGGGCTCACGCCGGCCAACGTGGCCGTCCTCAAGAACGGCCGGGCCAAGGCCGTCCGCTTCAGCACGCTGGAGGCCATGTGCCGGGTGCTCGACTGCCAGCCCGGTGACCTGCTCGAGTGGGTGCCGGACGAACGCGAGGCGCAGCAGGCCCCGCACGAGGCCGGCCGGTGA
- a CDS encoding DUF2975 domain-containing protein codes for MPSMPRVFLALRVLLALLFAALVAAQVGALPAALRHLAEESPELAGLRWPLLTFGVLELVCAQVVVVCTWRLLGMVEDDRIFREESSVWVDAIVRAIVVAGLLLSGAAVYTAVGRAPAGLPALLLVLLVVVAAVGLLVVVMRALLRRATTLQADMEAVI; via the coding sequence ATGCCGTCCATGCCTCGGGTGTTCCTCGCCCTCCGGGTCCTGCTCGCGCTGCTGTTCGCGGCCCTGGTGGCCGCCCAGGTCGGCGCCCTGCCCGCGGCGCTGCGGCACCTGGCCGAGGAGTCGCCGGAGCTGGCCGGCCTGCGGTGGCCGCTGCTGACGTTCGGCGTGCTGGAGCTGGTGTGCGCCCAGGTCGTGGTCGTCTGCACCTGGCGGCTGCTCGGCATGGTCGAGGACGACCGCATCTTCCGGGAGGAGTCCTCGGTCTGGGTGGACGCGATCGTGCGGGCCATCGTCGTCGCCGGGCTGCTGCTCTCGGGTGCGGCGGTCTACACCGCCGTCGGCCGGGCTCCCGCCGGCCTGCCGGCGCTGCTGCTGGTGCTGCTGGTGGTCGTGGCCGCGGTGGGGCTGCTCGTGGTGGTCATGCGCGCGCTGCTGCGGCGGGCGACGACGCTGCAGGCCGACATGGAGGCGGTCATCTGA
- a CDS encoding VOC family protein — protein MTGPDPVALEAERARIRDAHLRPAGQRPASTARGLHHTALISSDVERTVRFYQDVLGFPLTELIENRDYPGSSHFFFDIGNGNLVAFFDFPGLDVGPYAEVLGGLHHVAISVEPDRWADLVQRLTDAGVPHEVHSGVSVYFRDPDGARIELIADPLGEMYGHQVL, from the coding sequence ATGACCGGTCCCGACCCCGTCGCACTGGAGGCCGAGCGCGCGCGCATCCGCGACGCGCACCTGCGGCCCGCAGGCCAGCGCCCCGCCTCCACCGCCCGCGGCCTGCACCACACCGCGCTGATCAGCAGCGACGTCGAGCGGACCGTGCGCTTCTACCAGGACGTGCTCGGCTTCCCGCTGACCGAGCTCATCGAGAACCGCGACTACCCCGGCTCCTCCCACTTCTTCTTCGACATCGGCAACGGCAACCTCGTCGCGTTCTTCGACTTCCCCGGCCTCGACGTCGGCCCCTACGCCGAGGTGCTCGGCGGGCTGCACCACGTGGCGATCAGCGTCGAGCCCGACCGGTGGGCCGACCTGGTGCAGCGGCTCACCGACGCCGGCGTCCCGCACGAGGTGCACAGCGGCGTCTCGGTGTACTTCCGTGACCCCGACGGCGCCCGCATCGAGCTCATCGCCGACCCGCTCGGCGAGATGTACGGCCACCAGGTCCTCTGA
- a CDS encoding maltose acetyltransferase domain-containing protein: MLSQQVTDARTMRERVLAGDPYVFDDPALAEADAAALDLVASHNATTTRQEPLRRALLERLLGAIGQPAVRDEPAAGEEA; encoded by the coding sequence ATGCTGTCGCAGCAGGTCACGGACGCCCGGACGATGCGCGAGCGGGTGCTCGCCGGGGACCCGTACGTCTTCGACGACCCCGCGCTGGCCGAGGCCGACGCCGCGGCGCTCGACCTGGTGGCGTCGCACAACGCGACGACCACGCGGCAGGAGCCGCTGCGCCGTGCGCTGCTCGAGCGGCTGCTGGGCGCCATCGGGCAGCCGGCCGTCCGCGACGAGCCCGCCGCCGGCGAGGAGGCGTGA
- a CDS encoding TetR/AcrR family transcriptional regulator, whose protein sequence is MSAEPAPEAFGGQAADEPARRARRYDPDRRERLIATALDVIAEHGVAGATHRAIARSADVPLGSTSYHFASIDELLAAAFTVHAEQVAGALEERLRAAPDPEAALDALARHLSEDLLGDERTLVLAVELYVAAARRPELRAVTQDWMVRSRRVLELHFDPVTARELDALVEGLVLHQFLSTDPMTPDQVRHALLRITR, encoded by the coding sequence GTGAGCGCCGAGCCGGCCCCGGAGGCGTTCGGCGGCCAGGCTGCCGACGAGCCGGCGCGGCGGGCGCGCCGCTACGACCCCGACCGGCGCGAGCGGCTCATCGCCACGGCGCTCGACGTGATCGCCGAGCACGGTGTCGCGGGCGCCACCCACCGCGCGATCGCCCGGTCCGCCGACGTGCCGCTGGGGTCGACGTCCTACCACTTCGCCTCCATCGACGAGCTGCTGGCGGCGGCGTTCACCGTGCACGCCGAGCAGGTCGCCGGAGCGCTCGAGGAGCGGCTGCGTGCCGCGCCGGACCCGGAGGCGGCGCTGGACGCGCTCGCCCGGCACCTGAGCGAGGACCTCCTGGGGGACGAGCGGACGCTGGTGCTGGCGGTGGAGCTCTACGTCGCCGCCGCCCGGCGCCCGGAGCTGCGCGCGGTCACCCAGGACTGGATGGTGCGCAGCCGGCGGGTGCTGGAGCTGCACTTCGACCCCGTGACCGCCCGCGAGCTCGACGCCCTCGTCGAGGGGCTCGTCCTGCACCAGTTCCTGTCGACGGACCCGATGACGCCGGACCAGGTACGTCACGCCCTCCTCCGCATCACCCGCTGA